A stretch of Halomonas elongata DSM 2581 DNA encodes these proteins:
- a CDS encoding ABC transporter permease codes for MMNAAKTRLSPITRRRLEVFRQNRRARISLWVFAVLFAISLGAELVANDKPLLMQYQGDWYLPLLVDYPDTEFGGFLPTPADYRDPYTRDAIEADGWMLWAPIPYSYDTLDMTLRHPAPSPPDGEHWLGTDDQGRDVLARVIYGFRLSVIFALVLTIGSMALGVLIGGVQGYFGGKIDLIGQRLTEIWSGLPVLFLLIILASMVEPNLWWLLGIMLLFSWLGLVDVVRAEFLRARNLEYVRAARAMGLPSRLIMWRHVLPNAMVATLTFIPFLFTGGITTLTALDFLGFGLPPGSPSLGELVAQGKNNLQAPWLGIAAFMTLSIMLSLLVFIGEGLRDAFDPRHIQHAGTAPRIPHHA; via the coding sequence ATGATGAATGCCGCCAAGACTCGCCTGTCTCCCATCACTCGCCGCCGGCTCGAGGTCTTCCGGCAGAACCGCCGCGCCCGGATCTCGCTGTGGGTATTCGCGGTGCTGTTCGCGATCAGTCTCGGCGCCGAGCTGGTGGCCAACGACAAGCCTTTGTTGATGCAGTATCAAGGCGACTGGTACCTGCCGTTGCTGGTCGATTATCCCGATACCGAATTCGGCGGTTTCCTGCCCACGCCGGCGGACTATCGCGATCCATATACCCGCGATGCCATCGAGGCCGACGGCTGGATGCTCTGGGCCCCCATCCCCTATTCCTACGACACCCTGGACATGACGCTGCGTCATCCCGCGCCGTCGCCACCGGACGGCGAGCACTGGCTGGGCACCGACGACCAGGGTCGCGACGTTCTGGCGCGGGTGATCTACGGTTTCCGGCTGTCGGTGATCTTCGCTCTGGTGCTGACCATCGGCTCCATGGCGCTCGGCGTTCTGATCGGCGGCGTTCAGGGCTATTTCGGCGGCAAGATCGACCTGATCGGACAACGCCTGACCGAGATATGGTCGGGCCTGCCGGTGCTGTTTTTGTTGATCATCCTGGCCAGCATGGTCGAACCCAACCTGTGGTGGCTGCTCGGCATCATGCTGCTGTTCTCCTGGCTGGGGCTGGTCGACGTGGTGCGAGCCGAGTTCCTGCGCGCCCGCAATCTCGAATACGTCCGTGCTGCCCGCGCCATGGGACTGCCCTCGCGGCTGATCATGTGGCGTCATGTGCTGCCCAATGCCATGGTCGCCACCCTGACCTTCATTCCCTTCCTGTTCACCGGCGGGATCACCACCCTGACCGCTCTGGACTTCCTCGGCTTCGGCCTGCCGCCGGGCTCGCCTTCACTGGGTGAACTCGTCGCCCAGGGCAAGAACAATCTCCAGGCCCCCTGGCTCGGCATCGCGGCCTTCATGACCCTGTCGATCATGCTCTCGTTGCTGGTGTTCATCGGCGAAGGGCTGCGGGACGCCTTCGACCCTCGCCACATCCAGCATGCCGGCACCGCCCCGAGGATTCCGCACCATGCCTGA